From Phragmites australis chromosome 5, lpPhrAust1.1, whole genome shotgun sequence, a single genomic window includes:
- the LOC133919756 gene encoding formin-like protein 16 yields the protein MAPHPPHHHHLLLLAVLVLSPLAAAQPQPQRNIQTSFPSTRTPAFATPPPPKIISPSPPPTTAPPPSLGSPPPSKSSSVKRSDIAVAVVSTALSSFAVSGLAFFLFLRHGKKELTHVDGNGYNNGAHEGAFTGKRPEMSPKRPQRGGGGGGRIGMVDENGLDAIYWREFEKDGGGGGRGRKPAGRWPEPQQSSPPSPPRRSRRNKIDQEPLIPRFSLDSASAVFDESLHGPSTGSSSSFSVAAAEAYARPPPAAVAVSSVPRPSPPPAPANPSSASPALPPPPGRASPPPAPSVTAASSAPPPSQPPPKPAAASPPPPSPPKGPPASPPPRGGPPPPPPPKGPSPPPPPPPGGKKGGPPPPPPRGAGASSSRPPTAPGMPSGAGEQQAKLKPLHWDKVNVQATDHSMVWDNITGGSFNLDEGIIEALFGTAAANRKPKSADSKDSGESSSGLGGSNTPEQIFLLEPRKSHNISIILRSLTVGRDEIIDALRDGNTELSTEVLEKLSRLSISKEEESTILKFSGNPDRLAPAEAFLLRLLLDVPNPFARVNAMLFKVNYGAEVAQLKQSLRTLETASQELRTKGLFFKLLEAVLKAGNRMNAGTARGNAQAFNLTALRKLSDVKSTDGSTTLLHFVIEEVVRSEGKRLAINRNYSLRRSGSLVKSGHEGGSSAASQGPSREERRNEYLNLGLPIVGGLSTEFANVKRAAMVDYDAVVSERAILGNRLTDIKRLLETCSDDGFARGLGGFVKAAEQELKALRGEQERVLELVQRTTEYYHAGATKDKNAHPLQLFIVVRDFLGMVDQACVDIKRKLQQKKPPPSSSQPTTAAAPVVASAVAAKEATDGQAAPAQKPLEEVDSKRKRVMPRFPNLPVHFMKDSAESDSSSDEE from the exons ATGGCTCCGCACcctccccaccaccaccacctcctcctcctcgccgtcctcgTCCTCTcccccctcgccgccgcgcagccgcagccgcagcgcAACATCCAGACCAGCTTCCCCTCCACCCGCACGCCGGCCTTCgccaccccgccgccgccgaagatCATCTCCCCCTCCCCGCCTCCCACCACTGCGCCGCCACCCTCCCTGGGGTCCCCGCCCCCGTCGAAGTCGTCGTCCGTGAAGCGCAGCGACATCGCCGTGGCCGTGGTGAGCACAGCGCTGAGCAGCTTCGCGGTCTCggggctcgccttcttcctcttcctccggCACGGGAAGAAGGAGCTGACGCACGTGGATGGGAACGGGTACAATAATGGTGCGCACGAAGGCGCCTTCACCGGGAAGCGGCCTGAGATGTCGCCGAAGCGGCCGCAACGgggcgggggaggaggaggccgcatCGGGATGGTGGACGAGAACGGGCTGGACGCGATATACTGGCGGGAGTTCGAGaaagacggcggcggcggcggcagggggaGGAAGCCCGCGGGGAGGTGGCCGGAGCCCCAGCAGTCGTCGCCGCCGTCTCCACCGCGGCGGTCGAGGAGGAACAAGATAGATCAGGAGCCGCTAATACCGAGGTTCTCCCTGGACTCCGCGTCCGCCGTTTTCGACGAGTCGCTGCACGGGCCCAGCACCGGCTCTAGCTCGTCCTTCTCCGTGGCCGCCGCCGAGGCGTACGCGCGTCCACCGCCGGCGGCGGTCGCCGTTAGCTCCGTGCCCCGCCCGTCTCCGCCGCCAGCCCCTGCCAATCCATCAAGCGCATCGCcggcgctgccgccgcctccgggAAGAGCAAGCCCGCCACCTGCTCCATCCGTCACCGCCGCCTCATCCGCGCCGCCTCCATCACAACCACCGCCAAAACCAGCAGCCGCGTCGCCACCCCCGCCGTCACCACCCAAGGGTCCACCTGCGTCGCCACCGCCCAGGGGAGGcccgcctccaccaccgccacccaAAGGCCCgtccccaccgccgccgccaccgccaggaGGAAAGAAAGGAGGAccgcctccgccacctccaAGAGGCGCAGGGGCGTCCTCCTCGAGGCCGCCGACGGCGCCGGGCATGCCATCAGGGGCTGGAGAGCAGCAGGCGAAGCTGAAGCCGCTGCACTGGGACAAGGTCAATGTGCAGGCCACCGACCATTCCATGGTGTGGGACAATATCACCGGCGGCTCATTCAA CTTGGATGAAGGCATCATCGAGGCCCTGTTCGGCACGGCGGCTGCAAACCGCAAGCCGAAATCTGCAGATTCCAAGGACTCCGGTGAATCCTCGTCCGGCCTTGGGGGCTCAAACACGCCGGAGCAAATATTCCTGCTCGAGCCGCGCAAGTCGCACAACATTTCGATCATCCTACGGTCCCTCACCGTGGGCCGGGATGAGATCATCGACGCCCTCCGTGACGGCAACACGGAGCTCAGCACGGAGGTCCTCGAGAAGCTGTCTCGGCTCAGCATCTCCAAGGAAGAAGAATCCACCATCCTGAAGTTCTCTGGGAATCCCGACAGGCTCGCCCCAGCAGAGGctttcctcctccgcctcctcctcgacgtTCCCAACCCGTTTGCACGCGTCAACGCGATGCTTTTCAAGGTGAACTACGGTGCCGAGGTTGCGCAGCTCAAGCAGTCGCTCCGGACCTTGGAAACTGCAAGCCAGGAGTTGAGGACAAAGGGGCTGTTCTTTAAGCTTCTCGAAGCCGTGCTCAAGGCAGGAAACAGGATGAATGCCGGAACAGCACGGGGCAATGCACAGGCCTTCAACCTTACGGCCCTTCGCAAGCTCTCCGACGTGAAGAGCACTGATGGGAGCACCACGTTGCTACACTTTGTCATTGAGGAGGTTGTTCGTTCAGAGGGAAAGCGCCTTGCCATCAACCGCAACTACAGCCTCCGCCGCTCTGGCAGCCTCGTGAAGTCTGGCCACGAGGGTGGCAGTTCAGCGGCAAGTCAAGGGCCATCACGGGAGGAGAGGCGGAATGAATATTTGAACCTGGGACTGCCAATTGTTGGAGGTCTCAGCACAGAGTTTGCAAATGTGAAGAGGGCAGCAATGGTGGACTACGACGCTGTTGTCAGTGAACGTGCGATTCTAGGCAACCGACTCACCGACATCAAGAGGCTCTTGGAGACCTGCAGTGATGATGGATTTGCGAGAGGGCTCGGAGGATTTGTGAAGGCTGCAGAACAGGAGCTTAAGGCACTAAGAGGAGAGCAGGAGAGAGTACTTGAGCTGGTCCAGCGAACAACAGAGTACTACCATGCCGGTGCCACCAAGGACAAGAACGCTCATCCCCTTCAGCTGTTCATCGTAGTGAGGGACTTCCTGGGGATGGTTGATCAGGCATGTGTGGACATCAAGAGGAAATTGCAGCAGAAGAAACCACCACCGTCGTCATCACAGCCAACTACAGCTGCTGCCCCCGTGGTGGCGTCGGCGGTGGCGGCAAAGGAAGCAACCGATGGTCAAGCAGCACCGGCTCAGAAACCACTGGAAGAGGTAGATAGCAAAAGGAAGAGGGTCATGCCAAGATTTCCAAATCTGCCGGTGCACTTTATGAAGGATAGTGCAGAGTCTGATTCAAGTAGTGATGAGGAATAG
- the LOC133919757 gene encoding probable galacturonosyltransferase-like 2 yields MTRPIDPSSARGSDDADHFQEGNHTTQPNRDPDPPQGRGRAGRASPETKAEPSPAPAMGASPAMWAGLVLAAFLAASGATASAAALPRFAEAPEYRNGEGCPAPVAGAGVCDPGLVHISMTLDAHYLRGSVAAIYSLLKHASCPESLFFHFVAAEGGSAPEVGELRAAVAASFPSLRFEIYPFRADAVAGLISASVRAALEAPLNYARNYLADLLPRCVPRTIYLDSDVLAVDDVQRLWETRLPAAAVVAAPEYCHANFSRYFTEAFWSDTKLSVRVFAGRRRAPCYFNTGVMVIDLRRWRVGNYRRRIEWWMEMQKQKRIYELGSLPPFLLVFAGKVEAVDHRWNQHGLGGDNVFGSCRPLHEGPVSLMHWSGKGKPWDRLDAGKPCLLDHTWKSYDLYIDENDSSSASAPSRSALSSSELPAAVFSW; encoded by the coding sequence ATGACTCGGCCCATCGATCCATCCAGCGCGCGAGGGAGCGACGACGCCgaccacttccaggaaggaaacCACACAACCCAGCCCAACCGGGACCCCGATCCCCCCCAAGGGAGAGGGCGAGCCGGGAGGGCATCTCCGGAGACAAAGGCGGAgccctcgccggcgccggccatGGGCGCTTCCCCGGCGATGTGGGCCGGGTTGGTCCTGGCGGCGTTCTTGGCCGCATCTGGGGCGacggcctcggcggcggcgctgccgaGGTTCGCCGAGGCGCCGGAGTACCGGAACGGGGAGGGGTGCCCCGCGCCAGTGGCTGGCGCGGGGGTGTGCGACCCGGGCCTGGTGCACATCTCCATGACTCTGGACGCGCACTACCTCAGGGGGTCCGTGGCGGCCATCTACTCGCTGCTCAAgcacgcgtcgtgcccggagtcGCTCTTCTTCCACTTCGTGGCCGCGGAAGGCGGCAGCGCGCCGGAGGTCGGCGAGCTCAGGGCCGCCGTGGCGGCGTCGTTCCCGTCGCTGCGGTTCGAGATCTACCCGTTCCGCGCCGACGCTGTCGCGGGGCTCATCTCCGCGTCCGTGCGCGCCGCGCTCGAGGCGCCGCTCAACTACGCGCGGAACTACCTCGCCGACCTGCTCCCGCGCTGCGTGCCGAGGACGATATACCTCGACTCCGACGTGCTCGCCGTCGACGACGTGCAGCGTCTTTGGGAGACGCGcctgcccgccgccgccgtggtggccgCACCCGAGTACTGCCACGCCAACTTCTCCCGCTATTTCACCGAGGCCTTCTGGTCCGACACCAAGCTCAGCGTGCGCGTCTTCGCTGGGCGCCGCCGCGCGCCCTGCTACTTCAACACGGGTGTCATGGTCATCGACCTCCGGCGATGGCGCGTCGGCAATTACCGCCGCCGCATCGAGTGGTGGATGGAGAtgcagaaacaaaaaagaatctACGAGCTTGGGTCCTTGCCCCCGTTCTTGCTCGTCTTCGCCGGCAAGGTAGAGGCCGTCGACCACCGGTGGAACCAGCACGGCTTGGGTGGCGACAACGTTTTCGGCAGCTGTCGCCCCCTCCACGAGGGTCCCGTCAGCCTGATGCACTGGTCCGGGAAGGGCAAGCCATGGGACCGCCTCGACGCCGGCAAGCCTTGCCTGCTCGACCACACCTGGAAGTCGTACGATCTCTACATTGACGAGAATGATTCATCTTCAGCATCAGCGCCGTCCCGGTCCGCCTTATCATCATCTGAATTGCCTGCTGCGGTGTTTTCTTGGTAG
- the LOC133919758 gene encoding pyruvate dehydrogenase E1 component subunit alpha-1, mitochondrial-like — MAAAALLRRLPAVRAPVTNLIAARPISDSTAAFTIETSVPFTAHLVDAPSRDVTTTPAELLTFFRDMSVMRRMEIAADSLYKAKLIRGFCHLYDGQEAVAVGMEAAITRSDSIITAYRDHCIYLARGGDLVSAFSELMGREAGCSRGKGGSMHFYKKDANFYGGHGIVGAQVPLGCGLAFAQKYKKEDTATFALYGDGAANQGQLFEALNISALWKLPAILVCENNHYGMGTAEWRAAKSPSYYKRGDYVPGLKVDGMDVLAVKQACKFAKEHAVANGPIVLEMDTYRYHGHSMSDPGSTYRTRDEISGVRQERDPIERVRKLILAHDLATAAELKDMEKEIRKEVDAAIAKAKESSMPDTSELFTNVYKKGFGVESFGPDRKELRASLP; from the exons ATGGCCGCGgccgccctcctccgccgcctccccgctgTGCGGGCCCCGGTCACAAACCTCATCGCGGCGCGCCCGATCTCTGACTCCACGGCCGCGTTCACCATCGAGACGTCCGTCCCCTTCACCGCCCACCTCGTCGACGCGCCCTCCCGCGATGTCACTACCACCCCggccgagctcctcaccttcttCCGCGACATGTCCGTGATGCGCCGGATGGAGATCGCCGCCGACTCCCTCTACAAGGCCAAGCTCATCCGCGGGTTCTGCCACCTCTACGACGGCCAGGaggccgtcgccgtcggcatGGAGGCCGCCATCACGCGGTCCGATTCCATCATCACCGCCTACCGCGACCACTGCATCTACCTCGCCCGCGGAGGGGACCTCGTCTCCGCCTTCTCGGAGCTCATGGGCCGCGAGGCCGGTTGCTCCCGCGGGAAGGGCGGATCCATGCATTTCTACAAGAAGGACGCCAATTTCTATGGCGGTCACGGCATCGTCGGCGCACAGGTACCCCTCGGATGCGGACTTGCCTTCGCGCAGAAGTACAAGAAGGAGGACACCGCAACTTTCGCGCTCTATGGCGACGGTGCTGCTAACCAGGGACAGCTCTTTGAGGCGCTGAACATTTCGGCCCTTTGGAAGTTGCCCGCTATACTGGTCTGCGAAAACAACCATT ATGGGATGGGGACAGCAGAGTGGAGGGCGGCGAAGAGCCCCTCTTACTACAAGCGCGGTGATTATGTGCCTGGATTGAAG GTTGACGGAATGGATGTTCTTGCTGTGAAGCAAGCGTGCAAATTTGCGAAGGAGCATGCTGTTGCGAATGGCCCAATT GTTCTTGAGATGGATACCTACAGGTACCATGGCCACTCTATGTCAGATCCAGGAAGCACTTACCGCACCAGGGATGAGATTTCTGGTGTAAGACAG GAGCGTGATCCAATTGAGAGAGTTAGAAAGCTGATCTTGGCTCATGACCTAGCAACTGCCGCTGAGCTCAAG GATATGGAGAAAGAAATTAGGAAAGAAGTCGATGCTGCCATTGCTAAAGCAAAG GAAAGCTCTATGCCTGATACTTCTGAGCTCTTCACAAATGTTTATAAGAAGGGCTTCGGTGTGGAG TCATTTGGGCCAGACAGGAAGGAGTTGAGAGCTTCCCTTCCATAG